CTCCTCTTCCAAAAACGCCATATCTGTATATGAGGTAAAATTGGAAGTTTCATTTAAAGGATAATAAGGCGGATCAAAATAGATAAAATCCTCTTTTTTAGCGTACTCTAAAACTTTACTAAAATCTGCTACTTCTATAGTGGCGTTTTGCAAGGCATACGAAGCGTTTAATATAAGTTCTTCATCATAAATTTTAGGCTCTTTATATCTTCCGATAGGAACATTGAAAAAACCTTTTTTGTTGACTCTATAAAGTCCGTTAAAACAGGTTTTATTCAGATATATAAACCTTGCTGCTCTTAAAACTTCATCTAAATTTTTAAAATCATCTTTTCTATCCCACTCCCTAACCTCATAATAAAACTCTTTTGAGTGATTTGTCTGAAACTCTTTTAATCTTTTTAACAACTTTTCGGGACTATTTTTTACGACTAAATAGCTATTTATTAACTCTTCATTCTTATCAAATATAAATATCTGTTTATCTCTTAATAATCCTAAATTAAAAAGTTCAAAAAAAAGAGCTCCACCTCCAACAAACGGCTCAAAATAGTTATTGAAATTTTTTGGTATTAAAGGTAGCAGTTGCGAAACTAGTCCTCTTTTACCCCCTACCCATTTAACGAAAGGTTTAGCAACTATCTTTTTTTCCAACAACTTAACCATTATTGTTCAACCCTACACAAATCTATAGGTACTACAAGCCCTTCATATTTGGTTTTTTCTTTTCCAACAAAAACGAGTGTACCGCTGACGAAATTGAACTTATCGTTTGTTACGTTTACATCTTTGCATATCAAAACTTTTCCGTGGTTAAAACTATAAAGCAGCTTTTCGTGAAGTTTTCTCTTTTTATCCTGATACAAACTATACCCTAAGATCAAAATCCATCCAAGAAGCAGCGAAAGTACAATAGACACTTTCAATCTTTTTGTAAGTCCGGTAAAAAAATATACAACTACTCCTATAACACCAAAAATTAGAAGCAAAAATATAACAAGATACAAAAACGCCACTACTTCATTCCTCTTAGCTGATAAGTAATATCTCCGGCACCAAACCCCACAATTAAACCTTTGGCTATTTTTGCTATATGATTTTTATCCTTAAAAAGAAGGATTTTTTTATCCTCTTTTTTTACAAAGTCGGCAAATATCGGGTTGTATCTTCTGAAATATTTTTCAAAATCTATTTTTATCTCATCCTCACCGGCACTCCAAACTGGTAAAATAACAAGTTTTGTACTTCCTTCAAAACACTCTACAAATCTATGAAGATTATCAACGGTTCTAGAATATTTATGGGGCTGCCATATAACGGTAATCTCATCAATACCTTTTAATTTTGCGTACTCTTTCAAAGAGCTCATCGTCGCTTCGATTTCGGTAGGGTGATGCCCGTAATCGTCTATCACGATAAAAGAGTCCTCTTTTTGGACGATATCAAACCTCTTTTTTATACCTTTATAACTTTTTAGATTCTCTTTTATCTCATCTAAACCTATCTCGTTCATAGCGGCTAAAATAGCTAAAGACGCATCCAAAGCTATATGTTCTCCAAAACCCCAAACATCAAACTCGCCAAAATCTCTTAGCTCAAACCTGATATAAGGTTCGTCATCTTTTAAAAAATGCTTCTTTACTTTGATATCTTTTTTAGGATTTAATCTTATCGCTTCTAGATCAAGATTTTTCAAAAAGAGATCATCATCATTTATAACTCTTATCTTCGAAATTTTTAAAAACTCTTTGTAGGTATCGTAAAAAAGATCTAGATTATGGTTATAAAACTCCATATGTTCAGGTTCGGCATTTGTAACTATACAAAGATAGGGGTTT
This Nitrosophilus labii DNA region includes the following protein-coding sequences:
- a CDS encoding DNA adenine methylase, whose product is MVKLLEKKIVAKPFVKWVGGKRGLVSQLLPLIPKNFNNYFEPFVGGGALFFELFNLGLLRDKQIFIFDKNEELINSYLVVKNSPEKLLKRLKEFQTNHSKEFYYEVREWDRKDDFKNLDEVLRAARFIYLNKTCFNGLYRVNKKGFFNVPIGRYKEPKIYDEELILNASYALQNATIEVADFSKVLEYAKKEDFIYFDPPYYPLNETSNFTSYTDMAFLEEEQKRLYEVFNKLDKRGCFVMESNSDTEFIKTLYEKYKIDVVYMNRFINSKKDGRLKIEEVVIRNGDWS
- the murC gene encoding UDP-N-acetylmuramate--L-alanine ligase, whose protein sequence is MKIHFIGIGGIGLSGLARFLHFEGYEVSGSDMFEGPITESLRKLRIKVDVPQKKENIKDQDIVIYSAAVKSSNVELQEAKKRGIKTLSRREALPLILRGKKVYAVAGAHGKSTTSAILASVLKDANAIIGAESKDFKSNVRYNPKSDIVVFEADESDASFLNTNPYLCIVTNAEPEHMEFYNHNLDLFYDTYKEFLKISKIRVINDDDLFLKNLDLEAIRLNPKKDIKVKKHFLKDDEPYIRFELRDFGEFDVWGFGEHIALDASLAILAAMNEIGLDEIKENLKSYKGIKKRFDIVQKEDSFIVIDDYGHHPTEIEATMSSLKEYAKLKGIDEITVIWQPHKYSRTVDNLHRFVECFEGSTKLVILPVWSAGEDEIKIDFEKYFRRYNPIFADFVKKEDKKILLFKDKNHIAKIAKGLIVGFGAGDITYQLRGMK